From Lycorma delicatula isolate Av1 chromosome 13, ASM4794821v1, whole genome shotgun sequence, a single genomic window includes:
- the LOC142333755 gene encoding proteasome activator complex subunit 3-like produces MAVLSGSVPSNKCLTDLIQIVKPQIKNLIEDSNLLKMWISFMIPKIEDGNNFGVSVQEDTLAEVQSVESEAAAFFEQITRYYASRAKVVSKVAKYPHIQDYRRAVRELDEKQYVSIWLVLCEVRNRYSTLHDIITKNLEKLKKPRSSNTESLY; encoded by the exons ATGGCTGTGTTATCCGGTAGTGTGCCGAGCAATAAATGTCTAACCGATCTTATTCAAATTGTGAAACCACAGATTAAAAATCTTATTGAAGATTCTAATTTG ttaaaaaTGTGGATATCATTTATGATTCCGAAAATTGAAGATGGTAATAATTTTGGTGTGTCTGTTCAAGAGGATACATTAGCTGAAGTTCAATCAGTTGAAAGTGAGGCAGCAGCATTCTTTGAACAAATTACAAGATATTATGCATCAAGAGCGAAAGTTGTTTCAAAG gttgcaAAATATCCACACATTCAAGACTATAGAAGAGCTGTTCGAGAGTTGGATGAAAAACAGTATGTTAGTATTTGGCTTGTGTTATGTGAAGTACGAAACCGTTACTCTACTCTTCAcgatataataacaaaaaatttggaaaaactgaaaaaacctCGATCAAGTAATACCGAATCGCTgtactaa